One segment of Streptomyces sp. YIM 121038 DNA contains the following:
- a CDS encoding peptidoglycan-binding protein, which produces MNGFMVHHTGSDADDQRAMLYEGISGLPGPLCHFGLDQDGTVHLIGWGRANHAGSGDPDVLRAVQNEDYGKNPPADNESSVDGNARFYGVEIWYSGSHRMSDAQYRTLLKLAAAVCDFHGWSEKSVIGHGEWGSPGKWDPGYKPGHMMDMAAVRADVKAALKPGGKPPTKPKPDKPKPKPPTKPGPFPGAAYFRPGARNKYVTQLGKRLVQRGYGRFYAEGPGPTWTSVDRAAVRAFQHDQGWSGSDADGYPGRETWRRLFS; this is translated from the coding sequence GTGAACGGTTTCATGGTCCACCACACGGGCTCTGACGCCGACGATCAGCGAGCGATGCTCTACGAGGGCATCAGCGGTCTTCCGGGCCCGCTCTGCCACTTCGGGCTCGACCAGGACGGCACCGTTCACCTCATCGGCTGGGGCCGGGCGAATCATGCTGGCTCCGGTGACCCTGACGTTCTCCGGGCAGTTCAGAACGAGGACTACGGCAAGAACCCTCCGGCCGACAACGAGTCGAGCGTCGACGGCAACGCCCGCTTCTACGGTGTGGAGATCTGGTACTCAGGCTCTCACCGGATGTCTGACGCTCAGTACAGGACGCTGCTCAAGCTTGCTGCTGCTGTCTGCGACTTCCACGGCTGGTCGGAGAAGTCCGTCATCGGGCATGGCGAGTGGGGCTCTCCCGGCAAGTGGGATCCGGGTTACAAGCCGGGCCACATGATGGACATGGCCGCGGTGCGGGCCGACGTGAAGGCGGCCCTCAAGCCGGGCGGCAAGCCGCCCACGAAGCCGAAGCCGGACAAGCCGAAGCCCAAGCCGCCGACGAAGCCCGGCCCCTTCCCCGGCGCCGCGTACTTCCGTCCAGGCGCCAGAAACAAGTACGTGACCCAGCTCGGCAAGCGGCTCGTGCAGCGCGGCTACGGCCGCTTCTATGCCGAGGGCCCAGGCCCGACGTGGACGAGCGTCGACCGAGCCGCAGTACGCGCCTTCCAGCACGACCAGGGATGGTCTGGCAGCGACGCCGACGGATACCCAGGCCGTGAGACGTGGCGTCGCCTGTTCAGCTAG
- a CDS encoding siphovirus ReqiPepy6 Gp37-like family protein, which yields MGYRVEVFDKDLRRVGEIDEWISLDFTVKLRQEGSWQILIKDGTTQSDLIEKGGGIAIWQEGVTRPILSGQVDTFQKYWTKVQHTGPGSLYIAGKCHNTLAYRRLAFPDPTKPVNQQYLSRLARRMVYEPTVGNAIYKELLSCLGAGALPDRRIGNVILNDASVGSGRRFGAVLQWDVVGEVLEQWGEKRSAAHRFIYNPETQRIDVEIFAPRDRSKEVRFSPELGNLREYIWTLSAPKVTRAIIGCAGEQQGRYVSQTIDKESEAEWGLSIEQFVDRRDIALKADRESGQPVRAEASMTAEDYESALATLKEAATDALREGERNGNFQIYPIDTEFCQFGRDYFVGDKVTVAVDGTEYSDIVREVVISVDDAGNTNDVAPKIGQQGTGEPLNLYKVVYEMQRKLRRLEARM from the coding sequence ATGGGATACCGAGTCGAGGTCTTCGACAAGGACTTGAGGCGGGTAGGCGAGATTGATGAATGGATCTCACTCGACTTCACGGTGAAGCTCCGTCAGGAAGGGTCCTGGCAGATCCTCATCAAGGACGGCACGACTCAGTCAGACCTCATCGAGAAAGGGGGCGGCATAGCCATCTGGCAGGAGGGCGTAACGCGCCCGATCCTGTCCGGCCAGGTCGACACCTTTCAGAAGTACTGGACCAAGGTCCAGCACACGGGACCCGGTTCTCTGTACATCGCCGGTAAGTGCCATAACACCTTGGCCTATAGGCGTCTGGCTTTCCCGGATCCCACCAAGCCAGTGAATCAGCAATACCTGAGCCGGCTCGCCCGTCGCATGGTTTATGAACCGACGGTCGGGAACGCCATCTACAAGGAACTCCTCAGCTGCCTCGGGGCCGGTGCTCTGCCGGATCGGAGGATCGGGAACGTCATCTTGAATGACGCGTCAGTCGGCTCAGGTAGACGCTTCGGGGCCGTCCTTCAGTGGGACGTTGTGGGCGAGGTCCTGGAGCAGTGGGGCGAGAAGCGCAGCGCCGCGCACCGCTTCATCTACAACCCCGAGACGCAACGAATAGACGTCGAGATCTTCGCTCCGCGGGACCGGTCCAAGGAGGTCCGCTTCTCCCCCGAGCTAGGGAATCTCCGCGAATACATCTGGACGTTGAGCGCACCGAAGGTAACGCGGGCCATCATCGGCTGTGCCGGAGAGCAGCAGGGGCGCTACGTATCGCAGACGATCGACAAGGAGTCTGAGGCCGAATGGGGCCTGAGCATAGAGCAGTTCGTAGACCGCCGTGACATCGCGCTGAAGGCGGACCGGGAATCAGGTCAGCCAGTCAGGGCCGAGGCTTCGATGACGGCCGAGGACTATGAATCTGCTCTGGCCACCCTCAAGGAGGCCGCGACCGACGCTCTCCGCGAGGGCGAGCGAAACGGCAACTTTCAGATCTATCCAATCGATACAGAGTTCTGCCAGTTCGGCCGCGACTACTTCGTTGGCGACAAGGTGACGGTAGCTGTCGACGGGACCGAGTACAGCGACATCGTTCGCGAGGTTGTGATCTCCGTTGATGATGCCGGAAACACGAACGACGTCGCTCCCAAGATTGGCCAGCAGGGCACCGGCGAACCGCTGAACCTCTACAAGGTCGTCTACGAGATGCAACGCAAACTACGGCGCCTAGAAGCGAGGATGTGA
- a CDS encoding phage tail domain-containing protein, translated as MVDEPPEPEAWSRTQVTITGRGGEGWELPLTASGSSAWPQAIMLPGATGLDAPPFGLFSDDSPGLDGSIFRSARASAREVMIPVYLHGIDRPTINALKRRLFKELNPKAGPCVLRFTEGDNSTRLLTAYYKGGMEGAEGDSSGFTWSKYGLTFVAMDPWYYDEREISKRFLFGEGDPLLSPTKPFFPMRIADGVLGDGYYFVDNPGDIEAWPIWRLKGPIKSFKLSTESAPGEVSAIKATAPADGSDIVPSGRTLTIDTRPGRKTVADDRGVNYWAKLDTNPTFWPLESGGNAPQLSVVTGSGKASVTLNFTPRYATYA; from the coding sequence ATGGTCGACGAGCCGCCGGAGCCGGAGGCCTGGAGCCGCACGCAGGTCACCATCACAGGGAGAGGTGGTGAGGGGTGGGAGCTGCCCCTCACCGCTTCCGGCAGCTCGGCGTGGCCACAGGCCATCATGCTGCCAGGGGCCACGGGGCTCGACGCCCCGCCCTTCGGGCTCTTCTCCGATGACAGCCCCGGCCTCGATGGCTCGATCTTCCGATCTGCCCGTGCTTCAGCACGAGAGGTCATGATCCCGGTCTATCTCCACGGAATCGACCGGCCCACAATCAATGCGCTGAAGCGCAGACTCTTCAAGGAGCTGAACCCGAAAGCAGGTCCATGCGTCCTGCGATTCACTGAAGGCGACAACTCGACCCGCCTCCTGACTGCCTATTACAAGGGCGGCATGGAAGGCGCCGAGGGCGACTCTTCCGGTTTCACATGGTCGAAGTACGGGCTCACATTCGTTGCGATGGATCCCTGGTACTACGACGAGCGGGAGATATCGAAACGCTTCCTCTTCGGTGAGGGTGATCCACTGCTGAGCCCCACTAAGCCCTTCTTTCCCATGAGGATTGCTGATGGCGTTCTTGGTGACGGTTACTACTTCGTCGACAACCCGGGCGACATCGAGGCGTGGCCCATCTGGCGACTGAAGGGGCCCATCAAGAGCTTCAAACTCAGCACTGAGAGCGCACCGGGGGAGGTCTCCGCCATCAAGGCCACGGCTCCCGCCGATGGCTCCGACATCGTCCCCTCAGGCCGGACGCTGACCATCGATACGCGCCCCGGCCGGAAGACCGTCGCCGACGACCGCGGAGTCAACTACTGGGCCAAGCTGGACACGAACCCCACCTTCTGGCCTCTCGAATCCGGAGGCAATGCACCGCAGCTGTCCGTCGTCACCGGATCCGGAAAGGCATCGGTGACTCTGAACTTCACACCGAGATACGCCACTTACGCTTAG
- a CDS encoding glycerophosphodiester phosphodiesterase: MRHLYGGTAADVAEDASGVRVPGATGTVWTGPGEGATQITDLLALDGAPMQQLVADSAGMLPAFYGPESKTRVWVDFGGARVALVATDTADRLSEHQAAADPHGSTTAAVEAIQARMGRPLGFAQLDENGRVPASQLPLCPCQTKPPQTAAE, encoded by the coding sequence ATGCGGCATCTCTACGGCGGCACGGCCGCCGACGTTGCTGAGGACGCCTCTGGCGTACGTGTCCCCGGGGCGACAGGAACCGTCTGGACTGGCCCCGGCGAGGGCGCCACTCAGATCACTGACCTCCTGGCGCTCGACGGCGCCCCCATGCAGCAGCTCGTAGCCGACTCCGCGGGCATGCTCCCGGCCTTCTACGGGCCGGAGAGCAAGACACGGGTGTGGGTCGACTTCGGTGGGGCTCGGGTGGCTTTAGTCGCCACGGACACCGCAGACAGGCTCAGCGAGCACCAGGCCGCGGCGGACCCTCACGGCTCCACCACGGCGGCCGTCGAGGCGATCCAGGCCCGCATGGGCCGACCGCTCGGCTTCGCCCAGCTCGACGAGAACGGCCGTGTCCCGGCCTCGCAGCTCCCGCTCTGCCCCTGCCAGACGAAGCCTCCGCAGACGGCTGCGGAGTAG